Proteins encoded by one window of Lycium barbarum isolate Lr01 chromosome 11, ASM1917538v2, whole genome shotgun sequence:
- the LOC132618794 gene encoding basic leucine zipper 61-like, with protein MAQLPPKVPTMAHNWPFHNMPPLPNSTTIAVNHHSNSSWVDDFLDFSSSRRNSHRRSVSDPIAFVEGPFRSNNNNNNNGFDKLDDEQLTTMFSDDNAAFAVTALCSNPSSTNPSTPSDQISDEDQKQSGPLDANQVVQPKNEPGEVDSNCDNQLAAANKTTANDSSDNNSIVDPKRIKRILANRQSAQRSRVRKLHYISELERSVTSLQTEVSALSPRVAFLDHQRLLLNVDNSALRQRIAALAQDKIFKDAHQEALKKEIERLRQIYHEQNMNKMNNNGTADAPPSAAAPMSCTEEA; from the exons ATGGCTCAACTACCACCTAAAGTTCCAACAATGGCACACAATTGGCCATTTCACAACATGCCCCCATTGCCTAACTCAACCACCATCGCTGTCAATCACCACAGTAATTCCTCCTGGGTCGACGATTTCCTGGATTTCTCGTCATCCAGGAGGAATTCACACCGAAGATCAGTTAGTGACCCGATTGCATTCGTGGAGGGTCCATTCAGGtcgaataataataataataataacgggtTTGATAAATTGGATGATGAACAACTTACTACTATGTTTTCAGATGATAATGCTGCATTTGCTGTTACAGCACTGTGTTCTAATCCTTCAAGTACGAATCCTTCTACACCGTCTGATCAAATCAGTGATGAAGATCAGAAGCAGTCGGGCCCACTAGATGCTAATCAAGTGGTTCAACCGAAGAATGAACCTGGTGAAGTTGATAGTAATTGTGATAATCAATTAGCAGCAGCTAATAAAACAACTGCTAATGACTCTTCTGATAACAATTCTATTGTGGATCCAAAGAGGATTAAGAG aatttTAGCAAACAGGCAATCAGCTCAGAGATCAAGAGTTAGAAAGTTACATTACATTTCAGAGCTGGAAAGAAGTGTAACCTCTCTGCAA ACTGAAGTATCAGCATTGTCACCAAGAGTTGCTTTTTTGGACCATCAAAGGCTGCTTCTTAACGTTGATAATAGCGCACTCAGGCAACGAATTGCAGCTTTGGCTCAAGATAAGATATTTAAAGATG CTCATCAAGAAGCACTGAAGAAGGAaattgaaagattaagacaaatTTATCATGAACAGAACATGAACAAAATGAACAACAACGGTACCGCCGATGCACCACCGTCAGCGGCGGCGCCGATGAGTTGCACGGAAGAAGCGTAA